The region AGGAACCATTCTTTAACTTCACCTTCCAAAAACGGAGCGATTTTATCCTCACAGGCTTTATGATAGCTGTTTAACCAAGCTATTTCACTTTCTGAAAGTATTTCTTTTACAATCGTATCTTTAAAGAACGGGCAGAACGTTAATGTTTCAAATTCATAGAAAGTTCCGTGAATTGTTTTTTCAGCTTCCTTTACCACTATTAAATTCTCATGACGGATTCCGTATTCTCCCTCAAGATAATATCCGGGTTCGTTGGAACACACCATGCCTACCAACAGATCCTGAGGATTCATATCTTTTCTGATGTTTTGCGGTCCTTCATGAACATTCATAAAGCTTCCTACTCCATGACCTGTCCCGTGGTTGAAATCTTTCCCTTCCATCCACAATGGTAATCTTGCGATAGCATCTAAATGAACTCCCTTTGTTCCTTTCGGAAACTTCACCATTGATAAACGGATCATTCCCTGCAGAACTAATGTCGAATTTCTCTTAAATTCCTCAGAAACTGCTCCCAAAGCAAATGTTCTTGTGATATCAGTAGTTCCCTCAAGATACTGACCTCCGGAATCTACCAGAATACTCGCATCATTGGTCACTTCCTTGCTTCCTTCACTTTTGGCTGAATAATGCATAATTGCACCATTATCTTTATAGCCAACAATACTTCCGAAGCTTTCTCCTACGAAGTTCTCTCCTTCCGCACGGAAACCTCTCAGTTTTTCACCGATTGAATATTCGTTCATTGCTTCTTTTCCGGCATTGTGAGTCAGCCAATACAGGAATTTCACCATGGCAACTCCGTCTCTCACCATTACTTTTCGGAACCCTTCCACTTCTGTTTCATTTTTCTGAGCTTTCATTAAATTTCCAGGAACCGGAGCTTTGATAAATTGATTATCCGATTTCAATGCCTCAAAAATAGACTGATTGCTGTTGGGAGAAACCAATACTTTTTCATTTTTGAACACCTTTAAATGGTTGTAAAACTCTTCATAAGGCATCATTTTCACGAAAGACTCATCCATTTGCTTTCTTGCCTCAACTTCTAATTTTTCCAGGTCGGTAAATAGAATTGCATCATTTTTAGTGATAATAATGTAGCCTAGAAATACAGGATTGCTTTGCACATCACTTCCTCTTAAATTCAATGTCCATGCAACATCATCCAGACTTGAAATAATGTGAATGGTTGCTTCCTGCTCTTCCATTTTCTGACGGATGGCAGCAATTTTATCAGTCACTGATTTTCCGGCCCATTTTACAGGATGCACGAAAATCGGGTTCTTTGATGGTGTACCTCGGTCAACCCAGATTTGCTTCAAAAGAGGACTGTCAACCAGTGTTATATTTTTTGAATTTAATTTTTGAGTTAAAAGCTCCCAGTTGGCATGAGCGGTTGCTAATGCATTTACAGCCACTTTTCCATTTGCAGGAATTTCAGAAATAATCCAGTCAATATAATGAGGCGTTCCTTCCATTCCGTCCTTGAAAAGATCGATTCCTGAGCCTTCCAGTTCTATAGCTGCCTGTGTAAAATATCTTCCATCCGTCCAAAGTCCGGCTTTATCTTTTGTAACCACTACAAAACCTGCAGAACCTAAAAATCCGGACAGCCAAGCTCTCTCCTGCCATTCTTCAGGCAAATATTCACTCATATGTGGATCTGCAGAATATACTATAAATGCATCAACATTATTTTTCTGCATTTCTTCACGAAGCGCAGCTACTTTTTCCTTTGAAGTCATTTTTTATGATTTTTTAAAGAGGGAAAGTTACAAATTTTTAAGGTTCCAGCATGAAAATTCAATGTTCAATTTGCAGCAGATGATTACCAAATCAATTACTCGGTGAAAGACGAATATTTAATTTTTATTTTTTTGGAAAGATTCTTGCAGTATTCGTAGTATGGAAAGACAGAATTACAAAAATCACAAAAAATTTTATCCGCCTCACCATTTTATATACTTACCCGTTCTCATTATTTTAGCAATTCTGGGTATTTATAAAGTTTTTAATGATAAACCTCATCAACTGGTCTGGATATTATTTTCGATTGTTATTCTCTTGCTTTTCTATCTGGCCATCATGCTGAGACAGCATTATGCTTTGGGACTTCAAAATCGACTGGTCAGACTCGAATTTAAACAACGTTATTTTGAGATTTTCGGGAAAAGATCCGATGAGGTAGAAGAAAAACTGAAATTTGATCAGATTGCAGCATTAAGGTTTGCTTATGATGATGAATTTAAAGAACTGCTGTACAAAGCCTTTCATGAAAATATTTCAGGAGATGATATTAAAAAATCAATCCAAAATTGGCGGCCCGATCTACATAGAATTTAAAATACTAAACATCAAAAATAAATTATTATGAAAAAATTAAGTTTATACAGTCTCGCAATGTTCAGTTTGCTATCATTAACAAGCTGTGAAGCAGTTGAAACCATCTTTAAAGCCGGAATGTGGTGGGGAATTATTTTAGTGGTCGGCGTCATTGGACTCATTATATGGCTATTCACCAGAGGTAAAAATTCTTAAAAACTTTCTATGGACAATTCAGATTTAGATATTATTTCTCGCCTGAAACCTTCCAAGATCGTAAAAATTATGAAAGATCCGGAAGCTTCTGCAAAAGCAGTGAACCTTATTTACACGTCTGATGCTGAAGCTTCCGGTATTATCAGAAAAAAGCGCGGTAAAAAATATTTGTATTTTAAGGACGGAGAAAAGGTCAAAGATAAGGACGAGATCAAAAGGATCAACGGGTTGGTAATACCTCCAGCCTGGGAAAATGTATGGATCTGCGCCCTGGATAATGGTCATCTTCAGGCGACCGGATTCGATGTAAAAAAGAGAAAACAGTATCGCTATCACCCGCTTTGGAATGCATTAAGAAATCATACAAAATTCTACAGAATGCTCAAGTTCGGATATGCTTTACCAGACATGAGGCTGCATATTGAACAGGATTTGGCCCTAAGAAATTTTGAAAAGAGAAAGATTTTGGCTTTAATTGTCAGCTTGATGCAAAAAACGAATATCCGTATTGGAAATAATGTCTATGAAAAATTGTATGGATCTTTTGGTTTAACAACTTTAAAGGATAAGCATGTAAAAATCAAAGGACAGAAAATCAGTTTTTCTTTCAAAGGGAAAAAAGGTATTATGCACAATGTGGATCTTAAAAGTAAAAGACTGGCAAGATTAGTCCAGAAATGTAAGGATATTCCGGGAAAGGAGCTGTTTCAGTATTATGATGAGGAAGGCAATCATCATTCGATAGATTCGGGGATGGTAAATGAATACATTAAAGAAATCAGCGGCGAAGATTTTACAGCAAAAGATTTCCGGACGTGGTCGGGAACGGTGAATGCTTTAATTGCTTTTAAAGAAATAGGCTATGCAGAAAGCAATACAGAGTATAAAAGAAAAGTAAAAGAGGCATTGGAAATGGTAGCTTCTCATCTTGGAAATACGAGCACCGTCTGTAAAAAATATTATGTTCATCCGTTGGTCATTACTTTGTATGAAAATAACAGCATCAAAAAATATCTTGATGAGCTGGAAAAAATAGAAGAAAATGACGGTAAAGCAGGCTTAACCCAGGAGGAGAAATTAGTTTTAAAAATATTGGAAAATGAGAAGATGTAATGGTATTATTGTCAATAAGTGAATGGTCAATTTATTTCATAGTCAATTTCTTATCCGATTTAAAAATTCGCTATTCACTTACGAAGTAAAATTGACTATTGACATCAAATAAATGTTGTAAATTTGTATCATTAGCAAATTAAAAAATAATACAACGTAATATGTCTAAAGCAATTTCGCAAGTACCATTTGCAGTAAACGAACCGGTAAATTCTTATGCACCGGGAACTCCGGAAGTAAAAAGCCTTATCGCTCAATACAAGAAAATGTGGGCTGAAAAAGTAGAAATCCCAATGATCATTAATGGTAAAGAAGTAAAAACTGATGATAAGGTTCAACTTCAGTCACCTCAGGATCATGCTCATGATTTTGGTTTTTACCACAGAGGAACAATGCAACACGTAGACGATGCTATCAACGCTGCATTGGCTGCAAAAAAAGAATGGAACGAGCTGGGTTGGGAACAACGTGCGGCAATCTTCTTAAAAGCTGCTGATCTTTTAGCGGGTCCTTACAGAGATGTAATTAACGCAGCAACCATGATCGGTCAATCGAAAAACGTACACCAGGCTGAGATTGATGCTGCTTGTGAGTTTATTGATTTCTTAAGATTCAATGTTGAATTCATGACGGAAATGTATTCTGAGCAGCCGGTTTCTGATGCAGGAATCTGGAATCGTGTAGAATACAGACCATTGGAAGGATTCTGTTTTGCAGTAACTCCGTTCAACTTTACGGCAATTTCAGGAAACTTGCCAACTTGTATGGCCATGCTTGGAAACGTAGTGGTTTGGAAACCTTCTGATAAGCAAATTTATTCTGCAAAAGTAATTATGGATGTTTTAACTGAAGCAGGTCTTCCTGCAGGTGTTATCAACATGATCTTTACAGACGGAAAAGAAACTGCTGAGAAAGTTCTAGCACACAGAGATTTTGCAGGGCTTCATTTTACAGGTTCTACAAAAGTATTCCAGGGAATGTGGAAAATGATCGGTGACAATATTCACAACTACAGAACATATCCAAGAATTGTTGGGGAAACTGGTGGAAAAGATTTCGTTATCGCTCACCCTTCTTCCAACGTAGAAGCAGTAGCTACAGCTTTAGTAAGAGGAGCTTTCGAATATCAGGGACAGAAATGTTCTGCAGCTTCAAGAGCTTATATTCCGCAGTCACTTTGGGCAGATGTGAAAAAAGTAATGGAAACCCAGATTGCTTCCATTAAAATAGGTTCACCTGAAGATCCATCCAACTTTGTAAATGCTGTGATCGACAAAAATTCTTTCGAAAAATGTAAAGGATATATAGACAGAGCCAATGCATCTGGTGAAGCTAGCGTAGTAATCGGCGGACAGGTCGATGATTCTAAAGGATGGTTTGTAAACCCAACTGTCATCGAAACTACCAATCCTCAGTATGAAAGTATGGTGGAAGAAATCTTCGGACCCATTTTATCTGTTTATGTATATGAAGATGCAAAATGGGCTGAAACTTTACAATTAGTAGATTCTTCTTCTCCTTATTCATTGACAGGTTCTGTTTTTGCTCAAGACAGATACGCTATCAACGAAGCATTCAAAGCATTGGAAAATGCATCCGGAAACTTCTACATCAATGACAAGCCAACTGGTGCAGTTGTTGGTCAACAGCCTTTCGGTGGTGGCAGAGCTTCAGGAACTAACGATAAAGCAGGTTCTAAAATGAACTTATTAAGATGGACTTCTGTAAGATCTATCAAAGAAACTTTTGTTTCTCCTAAAGATTACAAATATCCATACTTAGGTTAATTAGTAATGACAATAAATAAATTAATTATTGCTCATTAGTCAATACAGCCTCGGAATTTCGGTTTCGGGGCTTTTTTATGAATACAACGAATAAAGCATCAAATAAGACCATTTATCTTGTTTTAACAAACCTTAATCTATTTTATTGATATTTAATATTTTACAATCCAATCCAGGAATAATAATTGAACTTTATCATCTACACCCAAAATAAAATAATATGAAAAAGTTTTTGTTACTAGCCATAGGGCTGGGAATTTTCACCGTGAGTTGCGGAACTAAAGAATCTACTATGCAGAATAATAATTCAGATTCAGCATCTGTATCACCTGCAAAAGTTGACACTGTAAAGGTAGATTCTACCGCATTGCCACCAGCAACAAGATAAAGTTTACTCTTTAAAAAACTCAGGCGCGGAACTTCGTTCCGCGCCTGAGTTTTTTGTTACGTTAAATTAAATTTCTCTGAATTCAGAATTTCCACTCATCTTATTTTTTATTATATTTGAGCAACATTAAAAGCAATCATATGAAAAAACTATGGATCGTAACCGGTCTAGGCTTACTGTTTTTAGGAAGCTGTGCAGACAAAAAAGAAAACAGAGAAGAATTTAAAGCAGCCCACGATAAAGATTCCTTAAGAAACAGAATGGGTGATTCCGCGGTAGCAAATTCTGAACCTTCACAGACAACTCCAGAAGAATCGGCAAAAGTTCCCAAGGACAGCCTTACTTCTCCAAAAAAATAAAAAAGCTTACCCAGAACTGGGAAACATTGATACAAATCCGTAATATATATTGCGGATTTTCTTGTTGTTTTCCCTCATTAATCTCCTTTCCGTAAATACTTTACAATATTTCTTAAATAATCAAATAATGTAATGCTGTTAATGATTACATTTGTAGCGGTCAAAAAAAATTAAATGAAAAAGTTAGCAATATTATCTTCCCTGTTTATCGGAGCATTAGCATTTGCTCAGGGAATTAAATTTGAAGAAAGCAATTTCGCTAGTGTTTTAGCTAAAGCTAAGAAAGAAAATAAACTTGTATTTATAGATGCGTACGCTTCTTGGTGTGGACCTTGTAAGCTAATGGTAAAAAATATCTTTCCGCTTCAGACTGTGGGTGACTATTACAACAGCCATTTCATAAGCACAAAAATCGATATGGAAAAAGGAGAAGGAATCGAACTTGCAAAGAAGTATAATGTAAAAGCTTTCCCGACCTATCTTTTCGTTGACGGAAACGGGGAAGTAGTCCACAGAACGTTAGGATATGTAGAAGAAAATGACTTCATCCAGTTTGCAAAAGATGCAGGAGATCCTAGTAAAAGATTAACCGCTTTGAAACAAAAATTCGAGGACGGAGAAAAAGATCCGGAGTTTTTGAAAAACCTTGCCGGTCTTACGATCTATAACGACGCCGAATTTGCAGGAAGAGTACTGGAGCGTTATTTTGCTGCTAAAACTGAATTAGACAGAGATGATGTACAAATGCTGCTTTCTGGAGCTCAGACAACAGACAGTCCGTTGTATAAAACGTTTCAATCAAAAAAAGCTGAAATTGTAAAAGTTGTTACTGCTGAAAAATATGACGCCATTGATAAGAACATCAAAATCAGTTCTCTTTTCAAAAAGTCATATAATAAGGAGACTAAAACCTGGAATGATAATTATTTCCTGACGGAAGCACAGAAATTCATGCCAAAAGAAGAAGCTGAAAAAATCCTTAAAAGAACACAGGCGGGAAGAGCATTAAGAGATAAAGATTTTGCAACATACGAAAAACTGACGCTTGAACTTTACAAGGACACTTCGGCTCTCTCTTCAGAAGAACTGAACTCTATCGCATGGAATTTCTTTGAAAATGTAAATAACAAATCTTCTTTACAAAAAGCATTAGCATGGGCTCATGAATCTGTAAAGAAAAATGAAAACTATGCCAACACAGATACTTTAGCGAACATTTACAATAAAGTAGGGGACAAAAAGAATGCTAAATTGTGGGCTGAAAGATCAATTGAACTGGCAAAAAATACAGGACAGGATTCTACAGATACTGAAAAGCTGTTAAAAACTCTTTTGTAGTAAAAGAAAATTATAATAAAAAAGCCGAAGAATATCTTCGGCTTTTTTTATTGATTTATTGTAATTAATATTCAAATAAAACGCTACCCCATGTAAATCCACTTCCAAAGGCTGAAAGAAGAACCAAATCTCCCCTTTTGATCTTCCCCTCTTCTATAGCTTCACTTAAAGCAATAGGAATTGAAGCAGCCGTTGTGTTCCCGTATTTCTGGATATTGTTATGGATTTTTTCATCCGGTAATCCAAATTTCTGCTGAACAAACTGAGCAATTCTTAAATTCGCTTGATGCGGAATAAACATATCCAGATCTTCTATCGTCTTTCCTGCTTTTTCCAGGGCCTCCTGCATCGTTTCAGGAAATCTTGTTACAGCATGTTTAAATACAAAGTTTCCGTTCATAATAGGATATACCTCTTTATTCGTCACATTTTCCGGCTCTTTTCTCATTCTGTCGCTCCATCCGAATTTAGAACCCGGGAACTGAGTACACAGCTCATCGGCATATTTCCCTTCAGAATGCATATTGAACGACAAAATATCTCCCGCATTTTCATCTTCCGTAGCAGAAAGTACGATTGCTCCTGCTCCATCTCCAAAAATTACGGAAACCCCTCTTCCCTCATCAGAAAAATCTAATCCGAAAGAATGAATTTCAGCACCAACCACCAGGATATTTTTATAGGTATTCGACTTAATGAAAGCATTGGCAACACTCATAGCATAGACAAAACCTGAACATTGATTTCTTACGTCCAATGCTCCGATTGTATCACAACCTAACATATCCTGCAACAGCACCCCACATCCCGGAAAATAATAATCCGGAGAAAGGGTTGCAAAAATAATATAGTCGATATCTTTAGCGGTCAGACCTGCATTTTTAAGCGCTTTCTTTGAAGCTTTAAAACCTAAATATGCAGTGGTCTCCTGACTGTCATTTCTGTTTTTTCTGTGTCTTCTTTCTTTGATTCCCGTCCTCTCCGTAATCCACTCATCATTGGTCGTCATTAATTTTGCTAGATCATCATTCGTAACAACGTTGTCCGGAACATAAAATCCAATCCCTTTTATTGTACTTTTAATCATATAGTTTTTTAATTTTGGCAAAGATAAAATTTATTTAATACATAGGATTTCAAAATATTACTATTTTTACTTATGCCAATTAACACCATATATAGAGATTCCCACTGCGAATGGGTAGATGTGGAAGCTCCTACCGAAGAAGACTTAAAATTTCTTCATGAAAGGTATGAAATCAACAATCTATTGTTAGAAGATACCTTAGATCCGAACCACCTACCGAAATATGAAGAAGACGGAAATGTAAAGTTTTTTCTTCTCCGGGAAAGTACGGAACTTGAAAGAAAAACACTCAATACAATAAGTGATATAAGCACCAAAATCGGGATTTTCCTGATCAATCATACCATCATTACCATTCACAGGATGAAGACCAAAAGTATTGTTCATACCAAAAAAGAGCTTTCTTCCGCAGAGGGCAATACTACTTCTGACAAAATTGCTTTAATGATTGCTTTACTGATCATGAAAAGCTTTGATGATGAATCGGTAAGTCTGATGGAAACCATGGATAATATTGAAAATGAAATTTTTCTTAAAAACACCAACCATACCAATCAGATCAGAAGACTCTATAAATTAAAAAGAAAATCCGGACTGAATTCAAGGGTTCTGACTATTTCTACGGATGCGATTGATAAATTTAAGCTTCTGAATCTTCAGGATTCTGAAGTAGTGGATTTAAAAGATAAACATAAAGATGTTGTAGCCGATTTTGACCATTTAAATATCCAGATTACCAATCTTATTTCTATGTTTCTGGCGCTTTCAGATCAAAAAGCCAATCAGGTCATGAAAGTTCTGGCAATCTATTCAGTCTACTTTCTACCCATTACCTTTATTGCCGGTTTATACGGAATGAACTTCGAAAATATGCCGGAACTACGCCATAAATATGGGTATTATATTACATTAGGAGTAATGGTCTTGGTTGTTATCTGCACATTTATCTATGCAAGGCGCAAGCAATGGTAGTTTCACTGTAAAAAATCGTGAAAACACTGGGGTTAAATATTTTAAATATAATTAGTTTTGAATGATACAACAAAAAACATAATATTTTAACTGTCATTCCGACAAAGGAGGAATCTCATAAATGTTTTAAAGATTCTTCATTTCAGTCCCTTTCATTCAGAATGACAGTCTATCTTTGAATACTATTTCATAAAACACCAAACCATGAAACCTGAACAGTTAAACAACATCCTTGAAGAAGATATCCTTTCCAAAGATTCCAAAGAAAAGCTTGCTTCATTGTATGATAAGATTTCCAACAAAGAGTTTTCTGATCTTTTGGATGTCAATGGAAATCAATATATAGAGTTTGTTCAGGAAGGAGGCGGAGTCTGGGGAAGTGCACTGGTGGGCTATCTGTATGGTCTTGAAATTTTTGGGATCCGTTTCCTGAAAATCGCAGGAACCAGCGCAGGAGCTATTAATACAATGCTTATTGCAGCCTGTAAAACTAAAGAAGAGGCCAAAAGTGAAGTTATAAAAGACATTCTTTTCAACTGGAATTTTGCAGATTTTATGGATGGAAAACCCTATGTAAAGACCACCATCCATGCGATGCTGAATAACAAGAATTTCATTAAAATAAATGCAGTGTTAGCTGTCATTCTCATGCTTATTCTTGTCATTATTCCTTTTGCTGTACCGTCAGAAACTACCTTACGGGCTAAACTGCTTTTTCTGATTCCTTTGATCCCCATACTTATTGCTCTGATTTGTTTGAATAAATTGTATCGTGATTTTAAGAAACAAAATAGCGGCTTCAATCCGGGAAATGCTTTCCTAAGCCAAATGAAACAGGTTCTCAACAGCTTTGGAATAAAAACCGTAGCAGAGCTTAATAAAAAATTTATTCAAAAAGAGGATGAACTTGGCCTGCATTACCGCTATGGCAACGGCCAGGAATACTATAATAAAGCTTTGCAAAGTATTGAAAGCATCAAAGAGAAAAACTTAGAACATATTGATTCTACCCGGTATAAAATATTCTATGAAAGTTCGGTTAACAATGACTATTATAAAAACAATCCTTTTTATCAGCTAAAATCCGAATACGTTATTGTTACTACAGATATCAATGCCAAAATAAAAGTTGAGCTTCCTACCATGGCCAATCTGTATTGGTCCGAAGAAGAGCTCAAACACATAAGTCCCGCAGAATTCGTTCGGGCTTCCATGTCGGTTCCATTCTTTTTTGAACCCATGCAAAAACGTATTAATAAAGATGATGATTCGGTAAAATATGCGTGGAAATTCTGGATGAACACCAAACAGGAAGACATCTATTCTGTAGGAGTTTTTATTGACGGCGGAAGTATTTCCAACTTTCCCATCGACCTCTTTCATGCGACCGATGTCTTCTATCCAAGAATGCCCTTATTCGGAGTACAGCTGACCAGCGATTCTGACATTGCCTCCGAAAAAGGAAAAACCAGCGAAGAGATTTTAAAATCACCGTTTTCTTATGCGGGAAATATCATTAGTACTCTAAAAGGGTTTAATGATAAAACGTTTCTTACCAAACACTCTTTCTACCGTCTTTTCAGCATTCAGACCGTCAATTGCGGAACAAGCAGCTGGCTGAATTTCTTCATGAAAAAAGAGGAAAAAGAAGAGCTTTTCAATCGCGGTTTCCAGGC is a window of Candidatus Chryseobacterium colombiense DNA encoding:
- a CDS encoding CorA family divalent cation transporter — translated: MPINTIYRDSHCEWVDVEAPTEEDLKFLHERYEINNLLLEDTLDPNHLPKYEEDGNVKFFLLRESTELERKTLNTISDISTKIGIFLINHTIITIHRMKTKSIVHTKKELSSAEGNTTSDKIALMIALLIMKSFDDESVSLMETMDNIENEIFLKNTNHTNQIRRLYKLKRKSGLNSRVLTISTDAIDKFKLLNLQDSEVVDLKDKHKDVVADFDHLNIQITNLISMFLALSDQKANQVMKVLAIYSVYFLPITFIAGLYGMNFENMPELRHKYGYYITLGVMVLVVICTFIYARRKQW
- a CDS encoding aminopeptidase P family protein, which encodes MTSKEKVAALREEMQKNNVDAFIVYSADPHMSEYLPEEWQERAWLSGFLGSAGFVVVTKDKAGLWTDGRYFTQAAIELEGSGIDLFKDGMEGTPHYIDWIISEIPANGKVAVNALATAHANWELLTQKLNSKNITLVDSPLLKQIWVDRGTPSKNPIFVHPVKWAGKSVTDKIAAIRQKMEEQEATIHIISSLDDVAWTLNLRGSDVQSNPVFLGYIIITKNDAILFTDLEKLEVEARKQMDESFVKMMPYEEFYNHLKVFKNEKVLVSPNSNQSIFEALKSDNQFIKAPVPGNLMKAQKNETEVEGFRKVMVRDGVAMVKFLYWLTHNAGKEAMNEYSIGEKLRGFRAEGENFVGESFGSIVGYKDNGAIMHYSAKSEGSKEVTNDASILVDSGGQYLEGTTDITRTFALGAVSEEFKRNSTLVLQGMIRLSMVKFPKGTKGVHLDAIARLPLWMEGKDFNHGTGHGVGSFMNVHEGPQNIRKDMNPQDLLVGMVCSNEPGYYLEGEYGIRHENLIVVKEAEKTIHGTFYEFETLTFCPFFKDTIVKEILSESEIAWLNSYHKACEDKIAPFLEGEVKEWFLNLVSPL
- a CDS encoding DUF6526 family protein; translation: MERQNYKNHKKFYPPHHFIYLPVLIILAILGIYKVFNDKPHQLVWILFSIVILLLFYLAIMLRQHYALGLQNRLVRLEFKQRYFEIFGKRSDEVEEKLKFDQIAALRFAYDDEFKELLYKAFHENISGDDIKKSIQNWRPDLHRI
- a CDS encoding DNA topoisomerase IB — its product is MDNSDLDIISRLKPSKIVKIMKDPEASAKAVNLIYTSDAEASGIIRKKRGKKYLYFKDGEKVKDKDEIKRINGLVIPPAWENVWICALDNGHLQATGFDVKKRKQYRYHPLWNALRNHTKFYRMLKFGYALPDMRLHIEQDLALRNFEKRKILALIVSLMQKTNIRIGNNVYEKLYGSFGLTTLKDKHVKIKGQKISFSFKGKKGIMHNVDLKSKRLARLVQKCKDIPGKELFQYYDEEGNHHSIDSGMVNEYIKEISGEDFTAKDFRTWSGTVNALIAFKEIGYAESNTEYKRKVKEALEMVASHLGNTSTVCKKYYVHPLVITLYENNSIKKYLDELEKIEENDGKAGLTQEEKLVLKILENEKM
- a CDS encoding thioredoxin family protein is translated as MKKLAILSSLFIGALAFAQGIKFEESNFASVLAKAKKENKLVFIDAYASWCGPCKLMVKNIFPLQTVGDYYNSHFISTKIDMEKGEGIELAKKYNVKAFPTYLFVDGNGEVVHRTLGYVEENDFIQFAKDAGDPSKRLTALKQKFEDGEKDPEFLKNLAGLTIYNDAEFAGRVLERYFAAKTELDRDDVQMLLSGAQTTDSPLYKTFQSKKAEIVKVVTAEKYDAIDKNIKISSLFKKSYNKETKTWNDNYFLTEAQKFMPKEEAEKILKRTQAGRALRDKDFATYEKLTLELYKDTSALSSEELNSIAWNFFENVNNKSSLQKALAWAHESVKKNENYANTDTLANIYNKVGDKKNAKLWAERSIELAKNTGQDSTDTEKLLKTLL
- a CDS encoding ketoacyl-ACP synthase III, coding for MIKSTIKGIGFYVPDNVVTNDDLAKLMTTNDEWITERTGIKERRHRKNRNDSQETTAYLGFKASKKALKNAGLTAKDIDYIIFATLSPDYYFPGCGVLLQDMLGCDTIGALDVRNQCSGFVYAMSVANAFIKSNTYKNILVVGAEIHSFGLDFSDEGRGVSVIFGDGAGAIVLSATEDENAGDILSFNMHSEGKYADELCTQFPGSKFGWSDRMRKEPENVTNKEVYPIMNGNFVFKHAVTRFPETMQEALEKAGKTIEDLDMFIPHQANLRIAQFVQQKFGLPDEKIHNNIQKYGNTTAASIPIALSEAIEEGKIKRGDLVLLSAFGSGFTWGSVLFEY
- the pruA gene encoding L-glutamate gamma-semialdehyde dehydrogenase, with protein sequence MSKAISQVPFAVNEPVNSYAPGTPEVKSLIAQYKKMWAEKVEIPMIINGKEVKTDDKVQLQSPQDHAHDFGFYHRGTMQHVDDAINAALAAKKEWNELGWEQRAAIFLKAADLLAGPYRDVINAATMIGQSKNVHQAEIDAACEFIDFLRFNVEFMTEMYSEQPVSDAGIWNRVEYRPLEGFCFAVTPFNFTAISGNLPTCMAMLGNVVVWKPSDKQIYSAKVIMDVLTEAGLPAGVINMIFTDGKETAEKVLAHRDFAGLHFTGSTKVFQGMWKMIGDNIHNYRTYPRIVGETGGKDFVIAHPSSNVEAVATALVRGAFEYQGQKCSAASRAYIPQSLWADVKKVMETQIASIKIGSPEDPSNFVNAVIDKNSFEKCKGYIDRANASGEASVVIGGQVDDSKGWFVNPTVIETTNPQYESMVEEIFGPILSVYVYEDAKWAETLQLVDSSSPYSLTGSVFAQDRYAINEAFKALENASGNFYINDKPTGAVVGQQPFGGGRASGTNDKAGSKMNLLRWTSVRSIKETFVSPKDYKYPYLG
- a CDS encoding patatin-like phospholipase family protein; its protein translation is MKPEQLNNILEEDILSKDSKEKLASLYDKISNKEFSDLLDVNGNQYIEFVQEGGGVWGSALVGYLYGLEIFGIRFLKIAGTSAGAINTMLIAACKTKEEAKSEVIKDILFNWNFADFMDGKPYVKTTIHAMLNNKNFIKINAVLAVILMLILVIIPFAVPSETTLRAKLLFLIPLIPILIALICLNKLYRDFKKQNSGFNPGNAFLSQMKQVLNSFGIKTVAELNKKFIQKEDELGLHYRYGNGQEYYNKALQSIESIKEKNLEHIDSTRYKIFYESSVNNDYYKNNPFYQLKSEYVIVTTDINAKIKVELPTMANLYWSEEELKHISPAEFVRASMSVPFFFEPMQKRINKDDDSVKYAWKFWMNTKQEDIYSVGVFIDGGSISNFPIDLFHATDVFYPRMPLFGVQLTSDSDIASEKGKTSEEILKSPFSYAGNIISTLKGFNDKTFLTKHSFYRLFSIQTVNCGTSSWLNFFMKKEEKEELFNRGFQAALDFLSNFDWEKYKYERMMLSMKEKKILKEEDTPTVG
- a CDS encoding phosphatidate cytidylyltransferase, whose product is MKKLSLYSLAMFSLLSLTSCEAVETIFKAGMWWGIILVVGVIGLIIWLFTRGKNS